Genomic segment of Arachis stenosperma cultivar V10309 chromosome 4, arast.V10309.gnm1.PFL2, whole genome shotgun sequence:
TAACATTTAaatcaagcttcaagtaacaatgttatttagcaaattttataatgctaaatgcttgatttatgagcagttttaattgataatcaaaactcatttgaTATCATAACTGATTTACTGctcaaacaattcatacaacACAAAGCTATCCaaacatttttcaaatattttcctGTTTTAGAATATAAGAGCAAAACaacataatgaaaaaatatttgaagaacAAAACACGGCAGTTTTGATATTTACACATttaaaggaactgccaaaaataaattttcaatccaACAAGTTTATCAATGATGAATCAATCAGCCAGGcatcaaaataaatcaaacatTATAAACCAAATGCCAAATAAACTAATCATGATAAACTACAACATGCAGTTCAAGCAGCAATGATCATATGCAATCAACATGCATTCTTTAAACAAGGGTAATCATGAATCTTCAAAACTGAAAATTTCAACCCCTGTTTTTCCAGCCCCTGTTTCGTTCCATTTTCAATTTTGGAACCTAAAtttcctcccccttttgtcatcaaaggAGCACCTGCAGAAACCATAATTAacataacaaaatattaaagataaaGTAGCAGAAATGTATCAAAGCATCCTAGGGAGTATCCTAAAGCAGTGAGTATCAAGTCATGcttatacaaaaaaaagattGAGCCTAATGGAGCCAATATCAAACAGAAAAAAAATCACTAATTATCAGAGAATTGCATGTCCTCTTCTTCAGCGCCTCCTTCACTCTCTTCTCCCAAATCCTTGTGAAGATGTTCCAGCATCAAGTTGACCCTTTCTTTGCAgtttttccaagctttctcaTTCTCATAAGCCTGCTTCCGGGCTTCTTTATGAGACCGAAACATCATGTCAGCCATGTTTGAGAATTCTCCCAAGATCTGTTGAAAGGACCTGATGGTTTTGGAAGATTCTGGCCTTCCCTCATGCTCACTGTCCGATTTTCTCCCTTTGGTTTCTTTAGTCACTCCTCCACCTCGGATTGTAGACACATCGTTTTCTACCTTCTCATTCAACAAATCAACTTTAAAGTACTCAAATATTCCAGTTAAAAACATACCATAAGGCAGGTTAGCCTTTATGGTGCTTCTAACAGAATCCCACATGTGTCTAATCATAATATAACCAAAAGAGATAGGAGTAGAAGTAACCAAAGCAAACAATATGAGACAGTCAGAAAATGTTACTCGGTTATGTGAGCCGCTTTGGGGTGTCAGAATATGAGTGATGATCCTGTGAAGCAAGGAGTTGATCGGTCCAAGGGATTTGTGGGTTGGAATGGTGCCATGCAATCCAGAGAGATTCTTGCAAATGTGTTGGAGAACGGTATTGTGTGAAACACCAACTTGTGTGTCCCATTTTTCCGCATATATGCACGTGGACCTTCATCCTTGAAGCCCAGGGCTGCTCCAATTGTCTCAGCATCAAGGGCTATTTGAACCCTTTTGACATAGGAATGAAGAGTTCCATCAATGAGTCGCATATTAGCATAGAATTCTCGAACAAGACCTGGGTACACTGGCTTTTTGATAAGGAGCAGAGGTTTCCAGTTGAGAAGTTCAAACAGAGAGGGAATGTTGGTGTTCTTGAGATTGTCGAGACTAACAAGATATGTAGTGCACAAGTGACGTTTCTCCACAACCTCTTTGTGAAACTCATAAGAGGTGCATGAGTTGAATCTGCTTGGATCAAAATGAGAGTGAGACTTGACATACTTGTCTCGGAATTCCATGGATTCCAAGTTCTGAGGTTCGGTTGTGTCATTTAGTGCAAACCCTTGATTTTTCTTTGAGCTTTTTCCGGGGGTAGTCTTCTTCGGTGATGATGGAGGAGGTGAAGGAGTAGGAGAAGTGTGAGAttcttgctcttcttcttcaactgcGGGTTGTTTGTTCTTTCCTCGGCCTGAGCTCTTGTGAGCAATCACCTTCTTtctcatggtggttgtttgttTGGATGGTGGTGAAGGAGATGATGATGAGGTTGAATGAATGTGTATATGAGTGTGGGTTTGAGGTGTTGATGGTTTCCGAGATAGAAGAATTCTCTCACTTTTTCTTGGCgcggttttctttttcatagtAATGGAGAAATGAGAATATGAAAGGGTGTGGTTGATAACCGAATGGAGTGGGAGAGAAGCAAGGTGGGTGACGCATTAAATGTGGcttggagagagagagagtgatggaaATAATGATCATTAGTGGGCGGTTAATGACCATTATGGGCGGTTATTGCCCAAAAAGATTATTTCCCTTTTAACTTTTGAAATCAAAAACTGAAAAGTGGTTACCTTAAATCAAGGGATTAGATGGAGAGAAGGATTTGATTTGACAATAACCTCTTCCAAGAAGATATTATGACACAAGAAAGAAGATTCTTAAGTACATAGAGAGATAACTACCAAAGCTGTTAGGGTAGGGTTATGGAAATTTGGTGGGGCccataaaatttaaattctgcgTTCCCTCCCCCTAGACCACAGCTCTTCCATTGTgccatttatttttatctcgtcCAAACCTACGAGCAAGACAGAACAGAGTCACAAATTCACAGATTTTcaataaaactcaaatcaaacattcccaaactttttctcaatgaacagaatctgtcttcacagagaggttttgtaaaaatatcagcaatttggtcttcagattttacaaattgaatatcaatagtacccttttgcacatgttcccTAATAAAGTGATATTTTATCTCAATGTGCTTAGTTCTTGAGTGCAGAACAGGGTTTTTTGAAATGTTtatagcactcatattatcacaaaataagggtatactattgatttttaatttgtaatcttccaattgtgtttttaaccaaattaattgtgagCAACAAGCAGATGCGGAAACATATTCGGCTTCAGCAGTGGATAGAGccactgtggcttgtttcttgcttgaccacatgttgagtgagcttccaaggaagcaacacatgccggaggtgctcctcctatccacccggtctcccgcataatctgcatcacaaaaccctactgcacaaaagtcatcagatttaggataccataatccataattacaagttcccttaatgtatctaatgatgcgtttaacagccgtaaggtgggattcttttggatgtgattgaaaccttgaacatacacccacactttggactatatccggtctagaggaggtAAGGTACATCAGTGAAcctatcattcctctataccttgtttcatccacatcttggccatcatcatccttttcaagtttagtaTTGGGATGCATAGGAGTGCCCATTGATTTGGAAATTTCTAGGCCAAACTTTTTAATAAGTTCTTTTGCATACTTTCCTTGGTGAATAAAAATACCACTAGAAGTTTGCTTAATTTGGAGTccaagaaagaaagtaagctctcccattaaactcatctcaaactcactagtcatgagttttccaaactcttcacacaaggaaaCATTGGCCGAACCAAAtacaatgtcatcaacataaacttgaacaagaaggATATCATCATTAGATGTCTTAATAAATAAGGTAGTGTCGGTGGTTcccctttgaaaatgattttccaACAAAAAGGCACTAAgcctctcataccaagctcttggagcttgtctaagaccataaagagccttagttaatttaaaaacatgatttggaaattctttatgttcaaaaccggggggttgagccacatacacttccCTATCAATAAAACCATTAAGGAAGGcacatttaacatccatttgaaacattttgaaacccttatgggcagcataggcaagaagcaacctaattgcttccattctagctaccggagcaaaagactcatcaaaatcaataccctcttcttgatcgtaaccttgggccactaatctagccttgttacgaacaacttgtccatcctcaccaagcTTATTCTTAAAaacccacttagtacccgtcACCTTTTTACCGTCCGGATGAGGTACTAGTGTCCAAACCttattcttgtcaaattgagcaagctcctcttgcattgctttgacccatgatggatcctcaagagcttgtttgacattgttgggTTCTATTTGTGACAAGAGAGCAAGATTGCTAGGTTCGGTTGGCCTTTTGGTGGATGATCTTGTTGTTACTCCTTGAGAGGGGTCACCAATGATgaagtcatgaggataacccttcatagacttccattctctaggctttcgaacaggtgttgagctttgatgaACTTCTGGTGGCCTCACTGTTTCAGTTTCTCGTCCCTGCTCAGGAGACAAATCGGAAGTTTCTCCTTCAATCTGACGAGACAAAACTGGACTGGCAGATTCTTCATTCTGGACAGATTTGGGATTTTCTTTGCTTGTTCCAGCTCCTTCTCCATCTGAATCATTATCTATCACAGtactgggaattaagttagaatcacagaaagtaacatgtatggattcctctattaTCCTATGCTCTTTGAGATAAACTCTATAAGCCTTGCTTGTAgtggaatatccaacaaacattccttcataggattttggatcaaattttccaaggttttccttattgttaagtacaaagcatttgcatccaaaaacatgaaagtacttaagattgggaggggttcctttccatagctcataaggagttttctttaacccttttctaatgattgttctattcaaaatataacatgctgtgttcacagcttcagcccacaaaaatttaggaatttcattctcacatagcatggccctagtcatttcttgaaggcttcgattccttctttcaaccaccccattttgttggggtgttctagggcatgaaaaattgtgagaaatccctaagtcatcacagaatttttcaaaatcttgattttcaaattctcttccatgatcacttctcaaatgggcaattttcaaatccttttcattttgaattttcttacaaagggtggaaAAAGCATAAAACgcatcattcttatgagcaaggaaaagtacccaaccaaatctagagtaatcatcaaccACAACAAGACCATAATGTTTACCTCccaaactttgagttctagtaggaccaaaaagatcaatatgtaacatttccaatggccttttggttgagattccatcttttaatttaaaagaggattttacttgtttgcccaATTGGCAAGCTTCACAAGTAAGGTCCTTATCAAActtgatgtttggaattcctctaaccaaattctttttgactagcttagaaatttggtacatgctagcatgtcccaactttctatgccaaagccatttttcagattcaagagaggtgaaacatgttacattttgttcctttaaatcctcaagagttaatccatacacattattgcatcttttagcttcaaataaaacatccccagttttctcacaaacaaccaaacaaaCAAACTTCTTAAAGATAACATCAAAACCTAAATCACACAGTTGACTAACACTAAGTAAGttatgtttcaaaccatttacaagaagcacatcatttatacaagaagaaaagtttTTACCAACTTTCCCAACAGCCACTATTTTCCCTTTGGCATCATCACCAAAGGTAACAagtcctccatcatattcatcaagctttatgaagaaggttgtctttccggtcatatgcctagagcatccgctatccatgtaccacatattttcctttttcttaGATGCTAGGCAGACCTGCAAAATAAactcaagtgaccttaggtatccaaattttcttggatcctttcacgttaaaccaCCTCTTGTGTCCCAAATCATtgtaatcaaaaacaactttgtaaactttgtcaccaatcattctttcaccaaaaaAGCATTGAACTGGAAAATGACCACTTCGGTTGCACATTCTACAAAATCTAGGAGTTGTAGTTTTGTTAAAGTGAGTTGGATCTTGATATGTTACATTATTTGAAGATGAGGCAATAttttcaaaatgtgatttttcagatGTATAAAATCCCAACccagctttatcataaagaggtttttgactagccaaaatttggttcaaattttcagaactttgggtGAACTTGGCTAGGTCATCTTTAAGTCTCTTAACCTCTTTGTgcaactcttcattttgcttAAAACAGTTCACATATGCAAGAACAGAATGATCACTTTCACAGCTTCTAACTTGGGCTTTTAACAGCTTGTTTTCTTCCacaagatcacaagcagtttcggcctctcttagtttttctttgagaaaatcattttcagcttTAAGAATGAAATTTTGCTGTTCAAGATCTTGGTTCTCATTTAGaaaacatcttattttttcagaaaggtgATCTATCATGAGATGAAGGTCTTCAGTATTAGAGTTTTGAAATGATACCTGATCTATCTCATTTGCCATGAGACAGTGCTGTGATTTAGTCTCAgactcttcatcatcatcatctaaaTCATTTTCCAAATCTTCCCATGTGGCCATCagtcccttcttcttcacccttttcggcttctcttctttttttaacttgggacaatcagatttgaaatgacccatttccttgcaattgaaacAGGTTACCTTGCTAAGATCTTTCTTTGTCCTCCTGGAGCTGCTGCCTTTGCTTTTGAGCTTtgccattttcctgaatttttttgcaaacagcacaaactcattttcagaagagttatcactggattcattatccagagggttagtcacagaagaaaaagcaattcctttcttttttgaatcttttttcaaataggagttttcaaaggcaagtaagtttcctctcaaatcatcaagtgtcataGAATCTAAGTTACTACTCTCAGAAATAATTAaggcttttgtttcccactcttttgtgagacatctcaacactcttctcactagcacagattctgaatgtgtgattccaagagcatctaagccaacagtgatgacattgaaccgttcgaacagttcatcaatggactctccttccttcattgtaaACATTTCATATTCCCTGTTCAACATGTCTGTCCGAGTCTTCTTTACTATGGtagttccttcatgagtgatttgcaacttgtcccagatttcctttgccgttgtgcatcgtgatactcgtcggtactcctcaaagctgatagcacagttgagcagattggttgccttggcatttaactccaccgtcttcctatcttcctcggtccagCTTGCTTCTGGTTTAAGAGAGACTACACCTTGAGCATTTGTGGTGGTTGGAAATTTAGGACCCTCCAAGATGATCTTCCAAAGTCTGTAATCCACGGCTtgtacaaatatcttcatcctctccttccaataggtataatttttcccattgaagaggggaggtctgttgcttgattgaccTTCAGCCAGATTGTATGATAACACATTTGTGCCACTGTTTTCTGCCATGaggatctttactccaagctgcaaagcttgatctctttgagaccaagctctgataccaattgatggtttcagtggctaagagaaggggggttgaatcttagccctcTTTTTAAATGCTGGCACTTGCTGAACTTCAGAgaagacttttctgtttttgctcgtcacttgacacgagcaactttgttttgtctcgtcccttgccacgagactttttgttttgtctcgtcacttggcacgagataattCTGGCTTTTGCTCGTGTGTGGtagaaaacagaaatggagtagaaagagaaagaacttgcacccagatatatcctggttcggctgctaagtgcagtgcagcctacatccagtctccatcacaaacatgatggaatttcactataatcaatctgattacaacttgtaaagtgctaacccaacttacaaggggattcccgcagaatcatgatacacaacatagatgaacaaaggacctctaagacatctatggctttttctttcaattttgcactctctgcctttttccgctctatggctttttcattacaaacctcactgtttgcctttttaccatgagactcaagacatgacaaaattaaacagaaaaatactaaacagaatacattgaaggagaagagaaatctgttagctcaggtagctctgagaactctgtgccttgcactctcaaattttctccttacttcaaacagtggttgttccccctttttaaagaagagaaaagcctccacacttgaagccaaaaccgaaccaactttcttcctccttcaacaaacagaaccggttcggccactcagagagagaagagataaccatgcattaaccaacatgcaattacctctagtcctttcttgatcatcacccttcatcaatccgggctctccatccttggcttgctctccaagatggatttctggcccttgatgcctcatgatgatgatgacttcatctgcttcaatccctgccttcaaccatcacttcgccactctagctactccctgtggtggttgagcagaatcaaagacaagccatgcttcaagaatctcctctagctggccgaatcttcttcttccatttttgagcatgaaaggctcAAGATAGCTTCACCAAATCTAACCACATTTGGTAAGCATCTTAGCCACAGCTCATCTTTCTTTTggtatgttttcttgccatcattagcttgatggtcttgatgcatgctactctttccttttcttcgttgAAGAGCACGGCGTCCATGGTTTACTGGACAAAGAccaaagagaaaagaagaaagagatgagagagaaataAAGAATCTGAAAGAAAAGCAATACAAAGTGGTTGATCAAATTAAGTAGGCatagcttgcttttacttccctatTGAGTGGTGTGTAAGTCATAATAACCATCAATCACATCAGCtgaatttttctctctcatgttccccatgcattaattaacaatgtaatagattttgaaatccatcacaTGGTTAACACCTTGGTTCCGTTGGAAGCACTTAgctttcatttttccttttgtttcgGACCAAGAATGGAAACATTCATCATTTGTGAGACTTGGGCTTGTAGTGTTGAAATTAAAAGCTGGCCCAATTAGtaagcatttgctttcctgataaGTTGTGTAGCGGATCAAGCATAGGAAGCAAACAAGAAAGCATTTGTTTGGGCTTGCAACATTAACATTTATTCTGGCCCAAATATAACTAGCTTTTAAACACAAAGCTGAATTAATAATGCAACAGTTGGgttttgttaattttcttttgtttcggCCCAACAaaatctgcacaacaaaattattttaatcagCCCATTAATCAAAATTAGCTTAATAATTTTGCTGTTAATAATGTTTAATCATCATCAATTtggtttagagttttccaaactcatcacaTACATATATAGCTAGGATTTTGGCCTCATAAATTCCCGGATGCCCAAACATTAACCATGCACCTTTATGCATTTAGCTTTTGAATAAAGTTGGAATGATTTggtggttagctcactagttCGTTTAAGCAAATGGCCAAGATTCGAATTCCGTTTGTACATGTAACAACCTGTTAGCTAGCGACAAATTCTTAAATAGAGTTCACTAATCCTCAATTTTGCCTTCTATGGGTAGCAACTAGCAATTCATTGGCCATCAACAGATTTTCAGTCACATGTTGATTATTTGTATGACAGTAAGATAAATCTTATGAGTCTTATTTCATTGTGATGTACCTAATAATATTACAAAGGATACACATCAACCAAAAATTATTTAAGGTATTGCCAAAGCTAACATCTTAACTGAAAGTATACAATCAATAAGAAAAAGTATATTTATGTATAGCACTCAGCACAATAACGAAGCATACCTCACCACAATACTAGATTGTAGGAAGCAAGACAACTATTAATGATTACCCTAGCATTTGATACTTCAAGTTTCGCCATGAATAGTCAAAACTCACATCTGAATGCAACTTGATGCACAATGCATCTTGCTCAGTACTTTTACATTGATCACAACGTAATAAAACCAACGAGGAATAGTGTAGTGCAAAGAATAGCAGAATAGGACCTATCCTTTTAAAACGTGTTTAAGTAGTTTCAGTAACACCTCTACTATATATCCTTAATGAAGCAGTTAGTTTAATGTAAGAATTTTCATAACAATAAGAATTAATAATCTATGGTTTTAAACCAATCAAATTGAATGTTAGATAACTTAAATTTTTCATAAGCAGTGGATTGATTTTCATGTTGTTAAGTTTTCCTGAGAAAATGATTGGATACTTAAGAAACATCATATGGATTAAGGAATGTGATAGAGTAGAGTCCAAGATGAATTCACATTTCCATATCTGAGTTCTATTATCACCAAAACTGTAGTTTATGAAATACAAGGCTAGGCACCCTCCTAGTATCACATTCACGAGATTGGTCCATATTCTTCTCCCTCTTGTTCTTCATTGGGACAATGAAATCAATAAAGGTCACTTTCATCATAGTATCGTCATGAAATATTTCGTTTAGATCAGAGCAGTAGCGAGCTTCTGCAGGGTCCTTGATGAAGATGAATGAAGGGGTGAGTGCTGAGGAGAAATTTTACAAGAGATTCATTTGACAAATTCACTAGACTCCACACCTAGCATCTCAAGTTTGCAGGAGAAACGTATTATCCCCAAAAGAATCTACAATTAAAACTTCTAGGATTGGATTCATAAGGTTTTGACATGATAAAAGAAAAGTACATTATGCAATCTGCAAAATAAAGCATCTAAAGTTTTACATAACCAACTAAGAAATAAAACATCTGAAGTTTTGCATAACCAACTAAACTTCATTTGCACTTTTCAAATGTTCTTCTTCCCCATGTGTCAAGCTGTTCACTTGTATGTTGGCTCCTAATTCTCTTTCTTTGTCTGATGCTAACCTTTAGCAACACCAGGTTGTTCAAATTATTCATGGTGAACTTGATGGCCTGCACAAAAAAAAGCTCAGGTAAAAGACAGTTTTAGACACGAAAATAATCTAAACTTCAAAACTGCACCACAAGCCCGGACTACAGGAAGCAAGACAGTGATCAATGATTCCCAAGCATtgataaattcaaatttcagcatcCAGAAACAAAAGTCACATTTGATTGGAACTTGATACAAAATGCAATGAAAACTAACAGGTCGTGCAAAGCATAGGAAAATGGTTACATACGGATTtccttcttcatcttcttcttgttATCCTTATCCTTAATATCACTAGGGAGTGGCAAGAGACTCTCTGTATACACAATAATGGGTTCATATTTGGGAAGCTGACAACACAGATCTTTAAAATGCTTGAGCAAGTCTCCTCTGACATTATATATGAAGTACCCTGTTTTACCACACGAAGTATAGCCTCTTCCAATAATATCCCTATTACTAGATAAGCACAGAGGCCGGAAGCCCTTGCAAGGAATCTGATAGAGAGTCCAAGATGAGTGCACTTTATATTCTTTCATCACCCATATGTCAGTGTTACGGCAATCATCATTGGGAGAAGACAAGGCTAGGCAGCCTCCGAGTAGGGCAACACTTGGAGAGGAGCTTGACAGTTGTTCCGGCGCAGATATAGTTGAAAAAGTCATTTCCTTGAGATCAAAGATAACAATAGCATCCCTGTAATCTTTAAGATCGAAAGGCACCCAATGAACAGCGTCATTAAAGAACAACCCACCAGAATGCCAGTAATGAAAACCCAAGAGTTTGGGGACTGCAGCATCAAGATTAATCCATGAATTGGTTTTCAAGGAAAAGCAATCCAAATGATATTGTCTTTTGCAATCGCACCAAGCTACAAGAATTAAGTAATCATCCTGTGATGCATCATAACCAAATCCATGCAGATACACATTGTAGGCAATCCTGCCATAGACATGGAGCTTACCAGGATGAACAATATGAGAGTAGGATATTCTTTTGTTGGATCCAGTGAGTGGGTTCCATACCACAAGAAAATGTGGGTGTTCATGGAAGAGAATAAAGCCTCTGCAGGATCCTAGTACCAAAAAATAAGAAGGTGGTTTCTTTTGGAAAGGGGGACACACCTCTTTTTGTGATGCATCATTGCCGTCTAAGTAAACCAAGTCAGCCATAGTCTCGTTTTTCATGAAGATGCATGCGTTGGTGGCAGCTGGAGAGTGGTGAAAATGCAATTCCGCAAAGTCAGGATCAGAAATTAGAGAGCACCACAGCTTGGAAACGCACCTGAGGCGAGCGAGATGTCTGATCGGCACCCGCAGAAGGATTATGTGAATCAGGTCAAGAGGGAGGATGTCGTGAATGCTCTTGCTCTTGCCATTCTGATTCTTCTTTTCCATGTTTGATTCCTCTTTTGCTTTGTTCACCGTGTGCTTCAGCTTGTTCTTCTTATCCATGCTTGGATTGCTGAGCTTTTCGGAATTCATAtaccaatttttaatttttagtagAAGAAAGGTTTTCTTTAGTTATCACACAAGTGGCGTAACTAGTTGAAATCTGTGTTTAAAAGAatatttagaattttatttatGATGTCTTAGGTTAagaagatttaaattttaaattttaatttatttattttgtttttttatattttttaaattaaaaaataataaatatatttaactgtctttgttttagttttttaaattaatgtttaaaaaaaattgaataagtaataatatttaaagaATATTTAGTTATATTGTtctaaattttacaaaaataaaatatataaatcctatttttaaggatttattttaaaaagggtataaaatagtaaagttaaatttatttagtatttttatttaattcattAACAAATCactcaaaattaaactttttaattCAATATATTTTTCACTCTcacattctaattatttattcaatattttctacttttatctTTTACAAAGAAAATACTGTGCAATTAACAT
This window contains:
- the LOC130977150 gene encoding F-box protein CPR1-like, whose translation is MEKKNQNGKSKSIHDILPLDLIHIILLRVPIRHLARLRCVSKLWCSLISDPDFAELHFHHSPAATNACIFMKNETMADLVYLDGNDASQKEVCPPFQKKPPSYFLVLGSCRGFILFHEHPHFLVVWNPLTGSNKRISYSHIVHPGKLHVYGRIAYNVYLHGFGYDASQDDYLILVAWCDCKRQYHLDCFSLKTNSWINLDAAVPKLLGFHYWHSGGLFFNDAVHWVPFDLKDYRDAIVIFDLKEMTFSTISAPEQLSSSSPSVALLGGCLALSSPNDDCRNTDIWVMKEYKVHSSWTLYQIPCKGFRPLCLSSNRDIIGRGYTSCGKTGYFIYNVRGDLLKHFKDLCCQLPKYEPIIVYTESLLPLPSDIKDKDNKKKMKKEIRHQVHHE
- the LOC130975920 gene encoding secreted RxLR effector protein 161-like, producing the protein MIGSLMYLTSSRPDIVQSVGVCSRFQSHPKESHLTAVKRIIRYIKGTCNYGLWYPKSDDFCAVGFCDADYAGDRVDRRSTSGMCCFLGSSLNMWSSKKQATVALSTAEAEYVSASACCSQLIWLKTQLEDYKLKINSIPLFCDNMSAINISKNPVLHSRTKHIEIKYHFIREHVQKGTIDIQFVKSEDQIADIFTKPLCEDRFCSL